One genomic segment of Microbacterium sp. ProA8 includes these proteins:
- the ubiE gene encoding bifunctional demethylmenaquinone methyltransferase/2-methoxy-6-polyprenyl-1,4-benzoquinol methylase UbiE produces the protein MASHPSDHEPNRADLHKDPSRVSGMFDQVAAGYDRTNTVLSMGNDRFWRAATTRAVHPRRGQRILDLAAGTGASSVALAGSGAEVVAADFSPGMIAEGERRHGSKAPGGGIRNLSFVQADATALPFDDDEFDTVTMSFGLRNVNEPKKALRELLRVTKPGGRLVICEFSQPPSKTFNGLYRFYNDRVLPVVAKTVSSNAEAYDYLNESIRDWPDQRTLAAWIREAGWTDVAHRNLSMGIVALHRATKPVKPAAGTTKPPVSR, from the coding sequence GTGGCATCCCACCCCTCCGACCATGAGCCGAACCGCGCCGACCTGCACAAGGATCCGTCGCGTGTGAGCGGCATGTTCGATCAGGTCGCGGCCGGCTACGACCGCACCAACACCGTGCTGAGCATGGGCAACGACCGGTTCTGGCGCGCCGCGACCACTCGCGCCGTCCACCCGCGGCGCGGGCAGCGCATCCTGGACCTCGCCGCCGGCACCGGCGCGTCGAGCGTCGCGCTCGCCGGAAGCGGGGCCGAGGTGGTCGCCGCCGACTTCTCACCCGGCATGATCGCCGAGGGGGAGCGCCGCCACGGTTCGAAGGCGCCGGGCGGCGGCATCCGCAATCTGTCGTTCGTGCAGGCCGATGCGACCGCGCTGCCGTTCGACGACGACGAGTTCGACACCGTCACGATGTCGTTCGGCCTCCGCAACGTCAACGAGCCGAAGAAGGCGCTGCGCGAGCTGCTGCGCGTGACCAAGCCGGGCGGGCGGCTCGTGATCTGCGAGTTCTCGCAGCCGCCGTCCAAGACGTTCAACGGGCTGTACCGCTTCTACAACGACCGCGTGCTGCCGGTGGTCGCGAAGACGGTGAGTTCCAACGCCGAGGCGTACGACTACCTCAATGAGTCGATCCGCGACTGGCCCGACCAGCGAACGCTGGCCGCCTGGATCCGCGAGGCGGGCTGGACCGACGTCGCCCACCGCAATCTCTCGATGGGCATCGTCGCCCTGCACCGTGCGACGAAGCCCGTGAAGCCCGCGGCAGGGACGACGAAACCCCCGGTCTCCCGCTGA
- a CDS encoding DUF402 domain-containing protein, translated as MTADADDQPHPQRPDRPAVGTALQFRWRKWDGGAHWVNDEIYLGSDRWGDWLGQPAGWNNARPARAFAAEHDSVTLIPPSGDFAYTHNAAPHPTRVYIDIAWDVRWDAGLPTGIDMDLDVVRREPAAPYLDRDGVLRSPGDVYIEDRDEWDEHRVAYGYPLDLVERLESVAVDLEGRVRDGLPPFDDETAQRWLARLAALPPVPQPAPADFTDADEPAAPAPAGPDPARPGSAA; from the coding sequence GTGACCGCCGACGCCGACGACCAGCCTCATCCGCAACGTCCCGACCGACCCGCCGTCGGGACGGCGCTGCAGTTCCGCTGGCGCAAATGGGACGGCGGCGCCCACTGGGTCAACGACGAGATCTACCTCGGCAGTGATCGCTGGGGCGACTGGCTCGGGCAGCCCGCCGGCTGGAACAACGCTCGACCGGCCCGCGCGTTCGCCGCGGAGCACGACAGCGTCACCCTGATCCCGCCGAGCGGCGACTTCGCGTACACGCACAACGCCGCCCCGCACCCGACGCGCGTGTACATCGACATCGCCTGGGATGTGCGCTGGGATGCGGGCCTTCCGACCGGGATCGACATGGACCTCGACGTCGTCCGGCGTGAGCCGGCCGCACCGTACCTCGACCGCGACGGTGTGCTGCGCAGCCCCGGCGACGTCTACATCGAGGACCGCGACGAGTGGGACGAGCACCGCGTCGCCTACGGCTACCCGCTCGACCTGGTGGAGAGGCTCGAGTCCGTCGCGGTCGACCTGGAAGGGCGCGTGCGCGACGGCCTCCCTCCGTTCGACGACGAGACCGCTCAGCGCTGGCTCGCCCGCCTGGCCGCGCTGCCGCCGGTGCCGCAGCCCGCTCCCGCGGACTTCACCGACGCCGACGAACCCGCCGCCCCTGCACCTGCCGGCCCCGACCCCGCCCGCCCCGGCAGCGCGGCCTAG
- a CDS encoding chorismate-binding protein, translated as MTSALRPPQLVVETREIEHVDDLLTYASADEPLAWLRRGDGIVGIGVVGGYERGPHGATGPDPADLSSAADAWRQIAASAEIDDPLGLPGTGLVAFGTLVFDERSSAASRLIVPQAVVGRHHGRSWVTRIRPASDAPQDPPVEPSPYGPYWSATLGPGTLNPAGYQAAVRQAVDAIVRGELEKVVLARDLVGTIPAGADLRRLVRALADDYPDTWTFAVDGLIGASPETLVTASRGVVTARVLAGTIPRGTDAHDDTAASTSLAHSGKDLDEHRYAVQSVLETLRPHVRHLRADPEPFTLKLPNLWHLATDVAGDLADHASALDLVAALHPTAAVAGTPRKAALDLIRTLEPFDRRRYAGPVGWVDGDGNGEWAIALRCAQIGAEPARSRTTSSDTIPVVAHAGAGIVAQSNPETELLETRVKFRPIVDALA; from the coding sequence GTGACATCTGCGCTCCGCCCGCCCCAGCTGGTGGTCGAGACTCGCGAGATCGAGCACGTCGACGACCTGCTGACGTATGCCTCTGCCGACGAGCCGCTCGCGTGGCTGCGCAGAGGCGACGGCATCGTCGGCATCGGCGTCGTCGGCGGCTATGAGCGCGGGCCGCACGGGGCGACCGGCCCCGACCCGGCGGATCTGTCCAGCGCGGCCGACGCCTGGCGGCAGATCGCCGCATCGGCGGAGATCGACGATCCGCTCGGTCTTCCCGGCACCGGCCTGGTCGCGTTCGGCACGCTCGTCTTCGACGAGCGGTCGTCGGCGGCCAGCCGTCTCATCGTCCCGCAGGCCGTGGTCGGCCGTCATCATGGACGGTCGTGGGTGACGCGGATCCGCCCCGCGTCCGACGCACCGCAGGATCCTCCCGTGGAGCCGTCGCCGTACGGCCCGTACTGGTCGGCGACGCTCGGCCCCGGCACCCTGAACCCCGCCGGCTACCAGGCAGCGGTGCGACAGGCCGTCGACGCGATCGTGCGCGGCGAGCTCGAGAAGGTCGTGCTCGCCCGCGACCTCGTCGGCACGATCCCCGCGGGCGCCGACCTGCGTCGGCTCGTCCGCGCCCTCGCCGACGACTACCCAGACACCTGGACCTTCGCCGTCGACGGGCTCATCGGCGCGAGCCCCGAGACGCTGGTGACGGCCTCGCGCGGCGTGGTCACGGCGCGCGTGCTCGCCGGCACGATCCCGCGCGGCACCGACGCACACGACGACACCGCGGCATCCACCTCCCTCGCGCACAGCGGGAAGGACCTCGACGAGCACCGCTACGCCGTGCAGAGCGTGCTCGAGACGCTCCGCCCTCACGTCCGTCACCTGCGCGCGGACCCCGAGCCGTTCACGCTGAAGCTGCCCAACCTGTGGCACCTCGCGACGGATGTCGCCGGAGACCTCGCCGACCACGCATCGGCGCTCGATCTCGTGGCGGCCCTGCACCCGACCGCGGCGGTGGCGGGCACCCCGCGGAAGGCCGCGCTCGACCTGATCCGCACGCTCGAGCCGTTCGACCGTCGGCGGTACGCCGGCCCGGTCGGCTGGGTGGACGGCGACGGCAACGGCGAGTGGGCGATCGCGCTGCGGTGCGCCCAGATCGGCGCCGAGCCGGCGCGGAGCCGCACCACCTCCAGCGACACCATTCCCGTCGTCGCCCACGCCGGCGCCGGGATCGTCGCCCAGAGCAACCCCGAGACGGAGCTGCTCGAGACACGGGTGAAGTTCCGGCCGATCGTCGACGCGCTCGCCTGA
- a CDS encoding family 1 glycosylhydrolase, whose protein sequence is MTSIQTQAATDYRDSGLVFPPGFTFGSATASYQVEGAFDEDGRGPSIWDTFSKTPGKVWNGDTGDVACDHYHRWQSDLDLMAELGLGAYRFSIAWPRIQPTGTGAVNRAGIDFYSRLVDGLLERGIRPVATLYHWDLPQRLEDAGGWASRAAADAFERYAEIMGTALGDRVHTWTTLNEPWCSAYLGYGQGGHAPGRHEPAAALAAVHHLNLAHGRAVQALRATSAGDPQYSVTLNFHVLRGQGDGAAEAMRRIDALANRAFTHPMLRGEYPADLVEDTASVTDWSFVQEGDLAAIHQPIDVLGVNYYSTATVRLWDGVSAKQMNDGHKGAAGGTAWPGSDQAVEFVEQPGPYTAMGWNIAPEGLEELLVSLSEQFPDQPLMVTENGAAFDDEVAEDGSVPDPQRLDYLRRHFTAAHRAMRRGVDLRGYFVWSLLDNFEWGYGYAKRFGIVRVDFDTLERTVKDSGLWYGQLARSGTIPA, encoded by the coding sequence GTGACTTCGATCCAGACCCAGGCAGCCACCGACTATCGCGACTCCGGCCTCGTCTTCCCTCCCGGTTTCACGTTCGGGTCGGCGACGGCCTCGTACCAGGTGGAGGGCGCGTTCGACGAGGACGGCCGCGGCCCGTCGATCTGGGACACGTTCTCGAAGACACCCGGCAAGGTGTGGAACGGCGACACGGGCGACGTCGCCTGCGACCACTACCACCGCTGGCAGAGCGATCTCGACCTCATGGCCGAGCTCGGCCTGGGCGCCTATCGCTTCTCCATCGCGTGGCCGCGCATCCAGCCGACGGGCACCGGTGCCGTGAACCGGGCCGGCATCGACTTCTACTCGCGGCTCGTCGACGGACTGCTCGAGCGCGGCATCCGTCCCGTCGCGACGCTCTACCACTGGGACCTGCCGCAGCGGCTCGAGGATGCCGGCGGGTGGGCGTCGCGCGCGGCGGCCGACGCCTTCGAGCGCTACGCCGAGATCATGGGGACGGCGCTCGGCGATCGCGTGCACACCTGGACGACGCTCAACGAGCCCTGGTGCTCGGCGTACCTCGGCTACGGCCAGGGCGGGCACGCGCCGGGGCGCCACGAGCCCGCTGCGGCGCTCGCCGCGGTGCACCACCTGAACCTCGCGCACGGCCGTGCCGTGCAGGCGCTCCGGGCGACCTCGGCCGGCGACCCGCAGTACTCGGTCACCCTCAACTTCCACGTGCTGCGCGGCCAGGGCGACGGCGCGGCCGAGGCGATGCGGCGGATCGACGCGCTGGCCAACCGGGCGTTCACCCACCCGATGCTGCGGGGCGAGTACCCGGCGGATCTGGTGGAGGACACGGCATCCGTCACCGACTGGTCGTTCGTGCAGGAGGGCGACCTCGCGGCCATCCACCAGCCGATCGACGTGCTCGGCGTCAACTACTACTCGACGGCGACCGTGCGACTGTGGGACGGCGTCTCGGCGAAGCAGATGAACGACGGCCACAAGGGCGCTGCGGGCGGCACGGCCTGGCCGGGCAGCGACCAGGCCGTGGAGTTCGTCGAGCAGCCCGGCCCGTACACCGCCATGGGCTGGAACATCGCACCCGAGGGGCTCGAGGAGCTGCTGGTGTCGCTGTCGGAGCAGTTCCCGGATCAGCCGCTCATGGTGACCGAGAACGGCGCCGCGTTCGACGACGAGGTCGCCGAGGACGGCTCGGTGCCGGACCCGCAGCGGCTGGACTACCTGCGGCGCCACTTCACGGCTGCCCACCGGGCGATGCGGCGCGGTGTCGACCTGCGGGGCTACTTCGTGTGGTCGCTGCTCGACAACTTCGAGTGGGGCTACGGGTACGCCAAGCGCTTCGGCATCGTGCGCGTCGACTTCGACACGCTCGAGCGCACCGTCAAGGACAGCGGGCTCTGGTACGGGCAGCTGGCGCGGAGCGGCACCATTCCCGCGTGA
- a CDS encoding permease prefix domain 1-containing protein, whose amino-acid sequence MNTDIHRLLDEAFQGVEMTPDAQDLKEEVRANLVARTTELEAAGAAPADAAREAITELGDVRALLEDTTDASPRTRATDYASQQLRHRVRPKPAFVARVVTWSAVAVATIALGVVGAVGVLPIPVGALIGIFGLASTALALIVGDSLSQETTTSHPMPQNRAASYALATFLGAYGLGFAGLVVAGALPVWGVVFAALGVIASIVLFAFLGATQTNRHKAWTREALRNEPPNRFEREPETAARFGVYTAVIWLVTFAVIAVLVFTVGWWWAPVAFVAGFAGMMLLLARMLFTPDRTSGR is encoded by the coding sequence ATGAACACCGACATCCACCGTCTCCTCGACGAAGCCTTCCAGGGTGTCGAGATGACACCCGACGCTCAGGATCTGAAGGAGGAGGTCCGCGCCAACCTCGTCGCCCGGACCACCGAGCTCGAGGCGGCAGGGGCCGCACCTGCCGACGCCGCCCGCGAGGCGATCACGGAGCTCGGCGACGTTCGCGCGCTGCTCGAGGACACGACGGATGCCTCGCCCCGTACGCGCGCGACCGACTACGCGTCGCAGCAGCTGCGGCACCGCGTGCGCCCGAAGCCCGCCTTCGTCGCACGGGTCGTCACATGGTCCGCCGTGGCCGTGGCCACCATTGCGCTCGGGGTCGTGGGTGCCGTCGGAGTGCTGCCGATCCCGGTCGGTGCCTTGATCGGAATCTTCGGCCTCGCCTCGACGGCGCTGGCGCTGATCGTCGGGGACTCGCTCTCGCAGGAGACGACGACGAGCCACCCGATGCCCCAGAACCGCGCGGCCTCCTACGCTCTGGCCACCTTCCTCGGGGCGTACGGGCTCGGGTTCGCCGGGCTCGTGGTGGCGGGCGCGCTGCCTGTGTGGGGTGTCGTGTTCGCCGCTCTCGGAGTGATCGCGTCGATCGTGCTGTTCGCGTTCCTCGGTGCGACCCAGACGAATCGTCACAAGGCATGGACCCGCGAGGCGCTGCGCAACGAGCCGCCCAACCGGTTCGAGCGCGAGCCCGAGACCGCGGCCCGCTTCGGCGTCTACACCGCCGTCATCTGGCTCGTCACGTTCGCGGTGATCGCCGTGCTCGTCTTCACGGTCGGCTGGTGGTGGGCGCCGGTCGCCTTCGTCGCCGGCTTCGCCGGCATGATGCTCCTGCTCGCGCGCATGCTCTTCACCCCCGACAGGACCTCCGGCCGTTGA
- a CDS encoding PadR family transcriptional regulator, giving the protein MTKDDAFAADLLRGHTDTIVLGVLRRDDAYGFEIYKAIRDATGGAHEIKEATLYATYRRLEKDGLVESYWGDESQGGRRKYYRITDAGRAVFRSNVAAWTATRRIIDSLLDVKESQQ; this is encoded by the coding sequence ATGACAAAAGACGACGCGTTCGCGGCCGACCTGCTGCGCGGTCATACCGACACGATCGTGCTCGGTGTGCTCCGCCGCGACGACGCGTACGGCTTCGAGATCTACAAGGCGATCCGCGATGCGACCGGCGGCGCCCACGAGATCAAAGAGGCGACGCTGTACGCCACCTACCGCCGCCTCGAGAAGGACGGACTCGTCGAGTCCTACTGGGGCGACGAATCCCAGGGCGGCCGTCGCAAGTACTACCGCATCACCGACGCCGGCCGTGCGGTCTTCCGCAGCAACGTCGCGGCCTGGACCGCGACCCGGCGCATCATCGACTCACTGCTCGACGTGAAGGAGAGCCAGCAATGA
- a CDS encoding polyphosphate kinase 2 family protein, producing MIASSQKHWIGDVADLLRVGEGFVLADVDTRSTPGYAKDKIHAAEDLKTGADELDEYQERLFARSRVDATDAAVLLVLQAMDSAGKGGIIRHVVGSVDPQGVVLSAFKKPTPEELEHDFLWRVEQRVPVSGLIGVFDRSHYEDVLIGRVRELAPADEIERRYGAINEFEKRLTDTGTRVVKVMLHISPEEQKSRLMERLDRPDKHWKYNPGDVDERELWPSYMAAYQTVFDRTSTDHAPWHVVPADRKWYARLAVQHLLLEALEEIDPHWPPATFDVEAEKKRLAAS from the coding sequence ATGATCGCCTCGAGTCAGAAGCACTGGATCGGCGACGTCGCCGATCTCCTCCGGGTCGGCGAGGGCTTCGTCCTCGCCGACGTCGACACCCGCTCGACGCCGGGCTACGCGAAAGACAAGATTCACGCCGCCGAAGACCTGAAGACCGGGGCCGACGAGCTGGACGAATACCAGGAGCGGCTGTTCGCGCGCAGTCGCGTGGATGCGACGGATGCCGCGGTGCTGCTCGTGCTGCAGGCCATGGACTCCGCGGGCAAGGGCGGGATCATCCGGCACGTCGTCGGCTCGGTCGATCCGCAGGGCGTCGTGCTCTCGGCGTTCAAGAAGCCGACCCCCGAGGAGCTCGAGCACGACTTCCTCTGGCGCGTCGAGCAGCGCGTCCCGGTGTCGGGCCTCATCGGCGTCTTCGACCGCTCGCACTACGAGGACGTGCTGATCGGCCGGGTGCGCGAGCTCGCGCCGGCCGACGAGATCGAGCGCCGCTACGGTGCGATCAACGAGTTCGAGAAGCGCCTCACCGACACCGGGACGCGGGTCGTGAAGGTGATGCTGCACATCTCTCCCGAAGAGCAGAAGTCGCGGCTCATGGAGCGGCTCGACCGGCCCGACAAGCACTGGAAGTACAACCCGGGCGACGTCGACGAGCGCGAGCTGTGGCCGTCGTACATGGCGGCGTACCAGACCGTCTTCGACCGCACCTCGACCGATCACGCGCCGTGGCACGTGGTGCCCGCGGACCGCAAGTGGTACGCACGCCTCGCGGTGCAGCACCTGCTGCTCGAGGCGCTCGAAGAGATCGACCCGCACTGGCCGCCGGCGACCTTCGACGTCGAGGCCGAGAAGAAGCGGCTCGCCGCGAGCTGA
- the menD gene encoding 2-succinyl-5-enolpyruvyl-6-hydroxy-3-cyclohexene-1-carboxylic-acid synthase, which produces MTGTPRAEGALDSAPATDAAAALLCRLVELGVRHVVLSPGSRSQALALVAAELERRGAVRLHVRIDERVAGFTALGIGRETRMPAAVVCTSGTAVANLLPAALEAHHAGVPLLLLTADRPPELRGVGANQTTRQPGMFAPTVRLEADLPVPEIVDPDGTHEQSAMLRALAEEALAAALGAGTRAPGPVHLNLPYREPLAGALPDWMGVPATELETTADDDPDGPPVEPEAEDEASGALYQGGGGIGEADVPTEPEDAPLVLERGPRTIVLAGADAGPDAEQLAHVGGWPLIAEIVSGARFGRHLVHGYRELLRDPELGGRIERVVVLGHPTLSREAAALLSDPDVEIVAVRGPGEPLNLNGVTFAADRIAVATGDPDRAWLGEWLQASRAASVDLTPPAPDADGLSSAVPEERLGAIAAELEVIRAPLDRAALVDAVWRATWPHDRLVFGSSRLVRVADQVLPGKKIPVHANRGLAGIDGTIATATGIALASQSAGGPGVTRVLLGDLAVLHDVGALLLPPLEEEPRLQLVVGNDGGGTIFDGLEVAAVAGSDVMDRVLYTPHAVHLEQLALAYGWEYRRVTTRSALDQALTSPVEGRQLIEVPLGR; this is translated from the coding sequence GTGACGGGCACGCCCCGCGCCGAGGGCGCGCTCGACTCCGCGCCCGCGACCGACGCCGCCGCGGCGCTGCTGTGCCGGCTCGTCGAGCTGGGCGTCCGCCACGTCGTGCTCAGCCCCGGCTCGAGGTCGCAGGCGCTCGCCCTGGTCGCCGCCGAACTCGAGCGGCGCGGCGCGGTCCGGCTGCACGTGCGCATCGACGAGCGCGTCGCCGGCTTCACGGCGCTCGGCATCGGACGCGAGACACGGATGCCGGCGGCCGTGGTCTGCACGTCGGGCACGGCCGTCGCGAACCTGCTGCCGGCCGCCCTCGAGGCGCATCACGCCGGCGTGCCGCTCCTTCTGCTCACCGCCGACCGGCCGCCCGAGCTCCGTGGCGTCGGTGCCAACCAGACCACGCGCCAGCCCGGGATGTTCGCGCCGACGGTGCGGCTCGAGGCCGACCTGCCGGTGCCCGAGATCGTCGACCCCGACGGCACGCACGAGCAGAGTGCGATGCTGCGGGCGCTCGCCGAAGAGGCCCTTGCCGCCGCCCTGGGCGCGGGGACGCGCGCGCCGGGACCCGTGCACCTGAACCTGCCGTACCGCGAGCCGCTGGCGGGAGCGCTGCCCGACTGGATGGGCGTGCCGGCGACCGAGCTCGAGACGACGGCCGACGACGACCCCGACGGGCCGCCGGTGGAGCCGGAGGCCGAGGACGAGGCATCCGGAGCGCTCTACCAGGGCGGTGGCGGGATCGGCGAGGCCGACGTGCCGACCGAGCCCGAGGATGCGCCGCTCGTCCTCGAACGAGGCCCGCGCACCATCGTTCTGGCCGGCGCGGACGCCGGCCCCGACGCGGAGCAGCTCGCGCACGTGGGCGGCTGGCCGCTCATCGCCGAGATCGTGAGCGGGGCGCGCTTCGGGCGCCACCTCGTGCACGGGTACCGCGAACTGCTGCGCGACCCTGAGCTCGGCGGCCGTATCGAGCGCGTAGTCGTGCTCGGACACCCGACCCTCAGCCGCGAGGCCGCGGCGCTGCTGTCCGATCCGGATGTCGAGATCGTCGCCGTGCGCGGGCCCGGCGAGCCGCTCAACCTCAACGGCGTGACGTTCGCCGCCGACCGCATCGCCGTCGCGACCGGCGACCCCGACCGCGCATGGCTGGGGGAGTGGCTGCAGGCGTCGCGCGCGGCATCCGTCGATCTCACTCCGCCCGCTCCCGACGCCGACGGCCTTTCGTCTGCGGTTCCCGAGGAGCGGCTGGGCGCCATCGCCGCCGAGCTCGAGGTCATCCGCGCACCGCTCGATCGCGCGGCGCTGGTCGACGCCGTCTGGCGGGCGACCTGGCCCCACGACCGGCTGGTCTTCGGCTCGTCGCGGCTGGTGCGGGTGGCCGATCAGGTGCTGCCCGGCAAGAAGATCCCGGTGCACGCCAATCGCGGCCTGGCCGGCATCGACGGCACGATCGCCACGGCGACGGGCATCGCACTGGCCAGCCAGTCCGCCGGCGGCCCCGGCGTCACGCGCGTGCTGCTCGGCGACCTGGCCGTGCTGCACGACGTCGGCGCGCTGCTTCTGCCGCCGCTCGAGGAGGAGCCCCGCCTGCAGCTGGTGGTCGGCAACGACGGCGGCGGCACGATCTTCGACGGGCTCGAGGTGGCCGCGGTGGCAGGCTCCGACGTCATGGACCGCGTGCTCTACACGCCGCACGCGGTGCACCTCGAGCAGCTCGCGCTCGCCTACGGCTGGGAGTACCGCCGCGTCACGACGCGGTCGGCGCTGGACCAGGCGCTCACCTCGCCGGTCGAGGGACGCCAGCTCATCGAGGTTCCGCTCGGGCGCTGA